In one Solanum dulcamara chromosome 1, daSolDulc1.2, whole genome shotgun sequence genomic region, the following are encoded:
- the LOC129894116 gene encoding probable beta-1,4-xylosyltransferase IRX10L — MRDWRWGSLLLLHLAFFFGTEAFKFHKTQLTERISGSAGDVLEDDPVGRLKVFVYELPSKYNKKILQKDPRCLSHMFAAEIYMHRFLLSSPVRTLNPEEADWFYTPVYTTCDLTPNGLPLPFKSPRMMRSAIQLIASNWPYWNRTEGADHFFIVPHDFAACFHYQEEKAIGRGILPLLQRSTLVQTFGQRNHVCLKVGSITIPPYAPPQKMQSHFIPPDIPRSIFVYFRGLFYDVGNDPEGGYYARGARAAVWENFKDNPLFDISTEHPTTYYEDMQRAIFCLCPLGWAPWSPRLVEAVIFGCIPVIIADDIVLPFADAIPWEEIGVFVAEKDVPNLDTILTSIPPEEILRKQRLLANPSMKQAMLFPQPAQSGDAFHQILNGLARKLPHDRSVYLSPGEKILNWTAGPVGDLKPW; from the exons ATGAGGGATTGGAGATGGGGTTCTCTTTTGCTTCTTCATCTCGCTTTCTTCTTCGGAACTGAAGCCTTCAAATTTCATAAGACTCAACTTACTGAGAGAATCTCAG GTAGTGCTGGTGATGTCTTGGAAGATGATCCTGTTGGGAGGTTAAAAGTTTTTGTATATGAGCTTCCCAGCAAATACAACAAGAAAATTCTTCAGAAAGACCCACGATGTCTCAGTCACATGTTTGCTGCGGAGATCTATATGCATCGTTTCCTCTTATCTAGCCCTGTACGAACCCTTAATCCTGAGGAAGCTGATTGGTTCTACACCCCTGTTTACACCACTTGTGATCTGACACCTAATGGTCTTCCTTTACCCTTCAAGTCACCACGAATGATGAGGAGTGCAATACAACTTATTGCTTCCAACTGGCCTTATTGGAATAGGACAGAGGGTGCTGATCACTTCTTCATTGTCCCACACGATTTTGCTGCTTgttttcattatcaa GAGGAAAAAGCTATTGGGAGGGGAATTCTTCCGTTGCTCCAGCGTTCAACTTTAGTTCAAACTTTTGGACAAAGAAATCATGTGTGTTTGAAGGTTGGTTCAATTACAATTCCTCCCTATGCTCCTCCACAGAAAATGCAATCCCACTTCATCCCTCCAGATATTCCGCGATCCATCTTTGTTTACTTCCGTGGCTTGTTCTATGATGTAGGAAATGATCCAGAAGGTGGTTATTATGCGAG AGGTGCCCGAGCAGCAGTGTGGGAGAATTTTAAGGACAATCCTCTCTTTGATATTTCCACTGAACATCCAACTACCTACTACGAGGACATGCAGCGAGCCATCTTTTGCTTGTGCCCACTTGGGTGGGCACCATGGAGTCCAAGATTGGTTGAAGCAGTTATATTTGGATGCATCCCTGTTATCATTGCAGATGATATTGTCTTGCCATTTGCTGATGCAATCCCCTGGGAAGAGATTGGTGTTTTTGTAGCCGAGAAGGACGTTCCAAATTTGGATACTATTCTCACTTCTATTCCACCAGAGGAAATATTGAGGAAGCAGAGATTGCTTGCCAACCCTTCAATGAAGCAGGCTATGTTGTTTCCACAACCTGCTCAATCAGGTGATGCTTTCCATCAAATTTTGAATGGACTTGCTCGTAAACTGCCACACGACAGGAGCGTTTACTTGAGTCCTGGGGAGAAGATCTTAAACTGGACTGCTGGTCCAGTTGGTGACCTAAAACCTTGGTAG